A genomic window from Pyruvatibacter sp. includes:
- a CDS encoding TlyA family RNA methyltransferase — MRLDLLLVERGLAPSRARAQSEIKAGRVRVAGAVVTKAAQETDPGFEISLDDPSIPYVSRGGLKLAHALDQFGIPCKDMTVLDVGASTGGFTDVVLSRGARLVYAVDVGHDQLSAKFRGDPRVVSLEGQDVRTLAAAQVPDPVSLIVCDVSFISATKVLPAACTFAAPVSRLVVLVKPQFEVGRGAIGKGGIVKDVDARRASIAAVSDAVAALDGWTVTGCVESPIAGGSGNIEFLLGARRDG; from the coding sequence GTGAGGCTTGATCTTCTGCTTGTAGAACGCGGACTGGCACCGTCGCGCGCCCGGGCCCAGTCAGAAATCAAGGCGGGCAGGGTTCGCGTTGCTGGTGCTGTCGTGACGAAAGCCGCGCAGGAAACAGACCCCGGCTTTGAGATATCTCTTGATGACCCCTCCATCCCCTATGTCTCACGTGGCGGTCTTAAGCTTGCCCATGCGCTGGACCAGTTTGGTATTCCCTGCAAAGACATGACCGTGCTCGATGTTGGCGCCTCCACCGGCGGCTTCACCGATGTTGTGTTGTCGCGCGGCGCGAGGCTGGTCTATGCGGTGGATGTGGGCCACGACCAACTGTCTGCCAAGTTTCGCGGCGATCCCAGAGTGGTGTCCCTTGAAGGTCAGGATGTGCGTACGCTTGCCGCCGCGCAGGTGCCTGATCCGGTCAGCCTCATCGTGTGCGACGTGTCGTTTATTTCAGCTACAAAAGTGCTGCCTGCCGCGTGTACCTTTGCGGCGCCAGTCTCGCGACTGGTGGTGTTGGTCAAGCCACAGTTTGAAGTTGGACGCGGCGCAATAGGCAAGGGCGGCATCGTCAAGGATGTTGACGCCCGACGCGCCTCCATAGCCGCCGTGAGTGACGCAGTTGCCGCCCTTGACGGATGGACCGTTACGGGATGCGTTGAGAGCCCGATTGCAGGCGGAAGCGGCAATATCGAGTTTCTTCTTGGTGCACGCCGGGATGGATAA
- a CDS encoding exodeoxyribonuclease VII small subunit — MADKIPADIKKLSFEAALEELETIVSELEGGDVDLEKSIQVYERGTALKSHCEAKLREAEMKVEKITLDASGAAKGTAAAHMDDD; from the coding sequence ATGGCCGACAAAATCCCCGCTGATATCAAGAAGTTGTCTTTTGAGGCCGCGCTGGAAGAGCTTGAGACAATCGTCAGCGAGCTTGAAGGTGGCGACGTGGACCTCGAAAAATCAATTCAGGTGTATGAGCGTGGCACAGCCCTCAAGTCGCACTGCGAGGCCAAGCTCCGGGAAGCCGAAATGAAGGTCGAGAAAATCACCCTCGACGCTTCGGGTGCCGCCAAGGGCACCGCAGCAGCCCACATGGACGACGATTGA
- a CDS encoding histone deacetylase family protein, with protein MTTLLITHADCKQHAPPARHPESPARLRAVIDALSHGQFSDLERLQAVPATAEHLLRIHPQSHIDAVMAAVPADGYTFVDEDTVMSPGTAHAALLAAGAGVQAVDQVMSGAVKNAFCAIRPPGHHAEPERAMGFCFFSNAAIAARHAQVSHGARRVAVVDFDVHHGNGTQAAFINDATLFYASTHQHPLYPGTGDAATTGIAGNIVNAPLPPHANGEMFRAAYQDRILPALDAFAPDLIVISAGFDGHRRDPLAQMDLEDEDYAWITQQLCKTAHRHCEGRVISLLEGGYDLKALASASGAHVAALMAA; from the coding sequence ATGACCACGCTGCTCATTACTCATGCCGACTGCAAACAACATGCACCGCCTGCGCGCCACCCTGAAAGTCCGGCGCGATTGCGCGCGGTGATCGATGCGCTGTCACACGGTCAGTTTTCTGATCTTGAGCGTCTGCAGGCAGTACCTGCTACCGCTGAGCATCTGCTGCGTATCCATCCGCAGTCGCACATAGATGCCGTGATGGCGGCAGTTCCCGCCGATGGCTACACATTTGTGGACGAGGATACGGTCATGTCACCCGGCACGGCGCACGCCGCATTGCTGGCGGCAGGTGCCGGGGTGCAGGCGGTGGATCAGGTGATGTCCGGTGCGGTCAAAAATGCGTTTTGTGCGATCCGCCCGCCCGGCCACCATGCGGAGCCTGAGCGCGCCATGGGCTTTTGCTTTTTCAGCAACGCGGCCATTGCCGCGCGTCATGCGCAGGTCAGTCATGGTGCCCGGCGTGTGGCTGTTGTTGATTTTGATGTTCATCACGGCAACGGAACGCAGGCAGCCTTCATCAATGATGCAACGCTTTTTTATGCGTCTACCCATCAGCACCCGCTGTATCCCGGCACTGGCGATGCGGCGACCACAGGCATCGCTGGCAACATCGTCAACGCGCCGTTGCCGCCCCATGCAAACGGTGAGATGTTTCGCGCCGCTTATCAGGATCGTATTTTGCCCGCTCTTGATGCCTTTGCGCCGGATCTGATTGTCATATCTGCGGGGTTTGACGGCCACCGCCGCGACCCGCTGGCGCAAATGGACCTCGAAGATGAGGATTATGCCTGGATTACGCAGCAATTATGCAAAACCGCGCACCGCCATTGCGAAGGCCGCGTCATCTCGCTACTTGAAGGGGGCTACGACCTGAAAGCGCTTGCCAGCGCATCGGGCGCCCATGTTGCAGCCCTGATGGCTGCCTAA
- a CDS encoding MBL fold metallo-hydrolase, translating to MSDTNRPQSPAEITYPFGRKIAPEPGDTVEIAPGIHWLRMPLPYTLDHINLYLIEDGDSWVIVDTGVNTSKVRDIWEQHFTGTMQGRPVSKVIVTHLHPDHVGLAGWLCRRLDVELWMSRTDYLMCRNLVLDTGTEAPEEGVRFYREAGFNDTQIATYKRRFGGFGQHVSTLPQSFRRMVGGGEIEIGGRTWHMVVGRGHAPEHICLWCPEAGVLLSGDQVLPRISSNISVHPTEPQADPLTDWLESCARIRDQLPEDTLVGPAHNEPFYGLRVRLQALIDEHEEDLGKLEDMLQQPKRANEVFGALFRRPITDDLVHMATGESLAHLNCLIGRGVARRFLGDDGVARYERRVTARANAAD from the coding sequence ATGTCCGACACAAATCGCCCCCAATCGCCTGCCGAGATCACCTACCCCTTCGGCAGGAAAATCGCACCCGAACCCGGCGACACAGTGGAAATTGCGCCCGGTATCCATTGGCTGCGGATGCCGCTGCCCTACACGCTGGACCATATCAATCTGTATCTGATTGAGGATGGCGATAGCTGGGTCATCGTTGATACCGGGGTCAACACCTCCAAGGTGCGCGACATCTGGGAGCAGCATTTCACCGGCACCATGCAGGGCCGCCCCGTCAGCAAGGTGATTGTCACCCATCTGCATCCCGACCACGTAGGGCTTGCCGGGTGGCTGTGCCGCCGGCTCGATGTGGAATTGTGGATGTCGCGCACGGACTATCTCATGTGCCGCAACCTGGTTCTGGATACGGGTACGGAAGCCCCCGAAGAAGGCGTGCGGTTTTACCGCGAAGCCGGCTTCAACGACACGCAGATCGCTACCTACAAACGCCGCTTTGGCGGTTTTGGTCAGCACGTTTCAACTCTGCCCCAAAGCTTCAGGCGCATGGTCGGTGGTGGCGAAATCGAGATCGGCGGGCGGACCTGGCACATGGTCGTTGGCCGTGGCCACGCGCCTGAGCATATTTGCCTGTGGTGCCCTGAGGCAGGCGTATTACTGTCCGGTGATCAGGTGCTGCCACGCATCTCGTCCAATATCAGCGTCCACCCAACGGAGCCACAAGCCGACCCGCTGACCGACTGGCTGGAAAGCTGCGCCCGCATCCGCGACCAGTTGCCCGAAGATACCCTCGTCGGCCCCGCCCACAACGAGCCGTTCTATGGCCTGCGTGTGCGCCTCCAGGCACTCATTGATGAGCACGAGGAAGACCTGGGCAAACTCGAAGACATGCTGCAGCAGCCCAAACGCGCCAACGAGGTTTTCGGCGCGCTGTTCCGCCGCCCCATCACCGACGATCTGGTCCACATGGCCACCGGCGAAAGCCTCGCCCACCTCAACTGCCTCATAGGTCGGGGCGTTGCCCGGCGGTTTTTGGGCGACGACGGCGTGGCGCGCTATGAGCGCAGGGTCACAGCACGGGCCAACGCTGCTGATTAG
- a CDS encoding acyl-CoA dehydrogenase family protein encodes MTYRPPVRDMSFALNEIAGLKELCGSKAFPDLEPDLIEQVLEEAGRMAGDLLAPLNWTGDQQGARLEADGVKAPDGFADAYKQWFEAGWCSIPGDVNYGGQGLPLSLAVAVQEYINQANMAFGLCPMLSQGAVESLTQHGSEALREKYLPKLLSGEWTGSMNLTEPQAGSDVGALKAKAEPQGDGTYKIRGTKIYITWGDHDMAENIIHLVLARLPDAPEGTKGVSLFLVPKYFVNDDGSLGAANDVKCIGLEKKLGIHASPTCVMAYGENEGAIGWLIGEENKGMRCMFTMMNNARLNVGMQGVGIAERAYQQALDYAMERKQGKAFTPYTDKPDGPSAIIDHPDVRRMLMTMKAMTEATRGICYANAVALDLEHNGDDDAKRKWGQGRAALLTPISKGFSTDVGVDVASIGIQIHGGMGFIEETGAAQHLRDSRIAPIYEGTNGIQAIDLVSRKLTLDGGSVIADFLDEIDETAKACSASNDEKLVTIGRELATANATLRETTDWLLEALKTEATDALGGATPYLKMIGTVAGGAYLAKGALKAHPAAGDDAYLAARVDMAAFYATNILPQAAGLKSPVTSGAAALYALDTNLLAS; translated from the coding sequence ATGACCTACCGCCCGCCCGTTCGCGACATGTCTTTTGCCCTCAACGAGATTGCCGGACTGAAAGAGCTATGCGGCAGCAAGGCCTTCCCCGATCTGGAGCCTGATCTGATCGAGCAGGTGCTGGAAGAGGCCGGGCGCATGGCAGGCGATCTGCTGGCCCCCCTCAACTGGACCGGCGACCAACAAGGCGCCCGTCTGGAAGCAGACGGCGTCAAGGCACCGGATGGTTTTGCGGATGCCTACAAGCAGTGGTTTGAAGCCGGCTGGTGCTCTATCCCCGGTGACGTGAACTATGGCGGGCAGGGCTTGCCGCTGTCTCTCGCAGTGGCAGTTCAGGAATATATTAACCAGGCCAACATGGCCTTTGGCCTGTGCCCGATGCTGAGCCAGGGTGCGGTTGAAAGCCTCACGCAGCACGGGTCAGAGGCATTGCGCGAAAAGTATCTGCCCAAGCTCCTGTCCGGTGAATGGACCGGCTCCATGAACCTCACCGAGCCACAGGCGGGCTCTGATGTGGGCGCGCTCAAGGCCAAGGCCGAGCCGCAGGGTGATGGCACCTACAAGATCAGGGGCACCAAGATTTATATCACCTGGGGCGACCATGACATGGCGGAGAACATCATCCACCTCGTGCTGGCCCGCCTGCCGGATGCACCGGAAGGCACCAAAGGCGTGTCGCTGTTTTTGGTACCCAAATATTTTGTCAACGACGACGGGTCGCTGGGTGCGGCAAACGATGTCAAATGCATCGGCCTTGAAAAGAAACTCGGCATTCACGCCAGCCCCACCTGCGTCATGGCCTATGGCGAAAACGAGGGTGCCATCGGCTGGCTGATTGGTGAGGAAAACAAAGGCATGCGCTGCATGTTCACCATGATGAATAACGCGCGGCTCAATGTCGGTATGCAGGGCGTCGGCATTGCTGAGCGCGCCTACCAGCAGGCGCTGGACTATGCGATGGAGCGCAAACAGGGCAAGGCATTTACACCGTACACGGATAAACCGGACGGTCCTTCCGCCATCATCGACCACCCGGATGTACGCCGCATGTTGATGACCATGAAAGCCATGACGGAAGCAACCCGCGGTATCTGCTATGCCAATGCCGTAGCGCTGGACCTTGAACACAATGGCGACGATGACGCCAAACGCAAATGGGGGCAGGGCCGTGCGGCGTTGCTGACACCGATCTCCAAAGGCTTTTCAACCGATGTGGGTGTAGATGTTGCTTCCATCGGCATCCAGATTCACGGCGGCATGGGCTTCATTGAAGAAACAGGCGCCGCCCAACACCTGCGCGACAGCCGCATTGCACCAATCTATGAAGGCACAAACGGCATACAGGCCATTGATCTTGTCAGTCGCAAGCTGACGCTTGATGGCGGTTCCGTGATTGCGGATTTTCTGGATGAGATTGATGAAACTGCCAAGGCCTGCTCGGCGTCCAACGACGAGAAGCTTGTCACCATCGGTCGCGAGCTTGCGACTGCGAATGCCACTTTGCGCGAAACAACGGACTGGCTGCTGGAAGCTTTGAAGACCGAAGCAACGGATGCCCTGGGCGGCGCAACGCCCTACCTCAAGATGATCGGCACTGTAGCTGGCGGCGCTTATCTGGCGAAGGGTGCGCTGAAGGCGCACCCTGCTGCCGGAGATGACGCCTATCTGGCAGCGCGTGTGGATATGGCAGCATTTTACGCGACAAATATTCTGCCGCAGGCTGCCGGTCTCAAGAGCCCGGTGACGTCGGGGGCCGCTGCCCTTTATGCGCTGGACACAAACCTGCTGGCCTCGTGA
- a CDS encoding L-threonylcarbamoyladenylate synthase, translating into MIASPPLPDEHSMARAAQIVCAGGLVAMPTETVYGLAADATNDTAVAGIFAAKGRPTFNPLISHVADMGMARKLGVFDAAAVALADAFWPGPLTLVLPRHAACPVSLLACAGLDTIAIRIPRHPVAHGLIERVGKPLAAPSANPSGAVSPTTADHVAAGLGTKVGMILDGGPCEIGLESTVVAVTDGTVRLLRPGSVTKSEIEAVAGKLAATADNEDVVSPGMLMSHYAPTSAVRLNAKGAGDNEALLAFGPHVPAHDGPMLNLSPAGDVVEAAANLFAMLRLLDGRAAQGIAVMPIPAHGVGEAINDRLARAAAPRPDAP; encoded by the coding sequence ATGATCGCCTCTCCACCCCTTCCTGATGAGCACAGCATGGCGCGCGCAGCACAGATTGTGTGCGCTGGCGGCCTTGTAGCCATGCCCACAGAGACCGTGTACGGGTTGGCAGCGGATGCCACCAATGACACCGCCGTGGCGGGTATCTTTGCCGCAAAGGGGCGGCCTACCTTCAACCCTTTGATAAGCCACGTGGCGGATATGGGCATGGCCCGGAAGCTCGGTGTCTTCGACGCCGCCGCCGTGGCTCTTGCAGACGCCTTCTGGCCCGGCCCGCTGACGCTGGTTTTGCCACGACACGCCGCCTGTCCTGTTTCGCTGCTGGCCTGTGCGGGTCTGGACACGATTGCTATCCGCATACCCCGCCACCCTGTCGCCCACGGACTGATCGAGCGCGTGGGCAAACCGCTGGCAGCGCCAAGCGCCAACCCCTCAGGTGCCGTAAGCCCCACAACGGCGGACCATGTGGCCGCCGGGCTGGGCACCAAAGTCGGGATGATACTCGACGGCGGGCCATGTGAAATCGGCCTGGAATCCACGGTTGTCGCAGTAACTGACGGCACCGTCCGGCTGCTTCGGCCCGGCTCTGTTACCAAAAGCGAAATCGAGGCGGTTGCCGGCAAACTGGCGGCGACGGCGGACAACGAGGATGTTGTGTCGCCGGGAATGCTCATGAGCCATTATGCACCCACATCTGCCGTGCGGTTGAATGCAAAGGGCGCCGGCGATAATGAAGCTCTGCTGGCATTCGGGCCGCACGTGCCTGCGCATGACGGCCCGATGCTGAACCTCAGTCCGGCTGGTGATGTGGTGGAGGCTGCGGCCAATCTGTTTGCAATGCTGCGATTGCTGGATGGCCGCGCGGCTCAGGGCATAGCCGTGATGCCGATACCCGCGCACGGTGTGGGCGAAGCGATAAACGACAGACTTGCGCGCGCTGCGGCCCCTCGCCCGGACGCGCCATGA